A stretch of Primulina tabacum isolate GXHZ01 chromosome 13, ASM2559414v2, whole genome shotgun sequence DNA encodes these proteins:
- the LOC142523233 gene encoding chromatin assembly factor 1 subunit FAS2-like isoform X1, translated as MKGGTVQINWHDTKPVLTCDFHPHSGILATGGADYDIKLWATMSGKDQKKAPEVTYQSSLSHHNSAVNVLRFSPSGEQLASGADGGELILWKSHSTDAGEVWKVLKSLVFHRKDVLDLQWSNDGAHLISGSVDNTCIIWDARKGSVHHILDGHFHYVQGVAWDPLMKYAASLSSDRTCRIYINKPSKSKAVEKTNYVCQHVIAKAEPQIAEESKSTRSHLFHDETLPSFFRRLSWSPDGSFLLVPAGSYKSTPASEPINTTYAFSRQDLSRPAVMLPGASKPVVAVRFCPMTFKLRGSKTCNNPIYFHNLDRLVQHHCYILIPNLLVLFAAPFFKHPYRLIFAVATLNSLYLHDTECIQPLVIVAGVHYAAITDIAWSPTGNYLALSSQDGYCSLLEFESQELGSPVTLPEEKQTDVTEVEPVLEPIINDKDKVSLDDRMERIENSQRENESEDGKHTSPSTTMIPSNPCKPAKRRITPMAID; from the exons ATGAAGGGTGGAACGGTTCAAATCAATTGGCACGATACGAAGCCCGTACTCACCTGCGATTTCCATCCGCACTCTGGCATCCTCGCCACCGGAGGCGCCGACTACGACATCAAg TTATGGGCCACAATGTCCGGCAAAGATCAAAAGAAAGCTCCTGAAGTTACTTATCAAAGCAGCCTGTCGCATCACAATTCTGCTGTGAATGTACTTCGCTTCTCGCCTTCAG GAGAGCAGCTCGCATCTGGTGCTGATG GTGGAGAGCTGATTTTGTGGAAATCACACTCTACTGATGCTGGTGAAGTGTGGAAGGTCCTCAAGTCATTGGT GTTTCACCGCAAGGATGTATTAGATCTACAGTGGTCAAATGATGGTGCACATCTCATTTCTGGATCAGTTGATAATACATGCATTATATGGGATGCTAGAAAAG GTTCTGTTCACCATATTTTGGATGGACATTTTCACTACGTTCAAGGTGTAGCATGGGATCCATTAATGAAATATGCAGCATCTCTTAGTTCAGATAGAACTTGTCGAATTTATATTAACAAGCCATCTAAATCAAAAGCTGTTGAGAAAACAAATTATGTTTGCCAGCATGTGATTGCAAAGGCAGAACCACAGATAGCTGAAGAATCTAAG TCTACCAGAAGCCATCTTTTCCATGATGAGACACTTCCATCTTTCTTCCGAAGATTATCTTGGTCACCAGATGGATCATTTTTGCTTGTGCCCGCAG GTTCTTACAAAAGCACACCTGCTTCTGAACCGATCAACACAACATATGCTTTTTCAAGGCAGGATCTTTCCAG GCCTGCAGTTATGCTCCCTGGTGCCAGCAAACCTGTTGTAGCAGTACGTTTTTGCCCCATGACTTTTAAATTGCGGGGATCAAAAACATGTAATAACCCTATCTATTTTCACAATTTAGATAGATTGGTACAACACCACTGCTATATCTTGATACCAAACCTCCTTGTCTTATTTGCAGCTCCATTTTTCAAGCACCCCTATCGCCTAATTTTTGCAGTGGCCACTTTGAATTCCTTGTACTTGCATGACACTGAATGCATTCAACCACTAGTAATTGTAGCTGGGGTTCATTATGCAGCCATAACTGACATTGCATG GTCTCCTACTGGTAATTATTTGGCCTTATCCTCTCAAGACGGTTACTGCTCACTCCTGGAATTTGAATCTCAAGAACTTGGATCACCTGTCACCTTACCGG AAGAAAAGCAAACCGATGTTACTGAGGTGGAACCAGTCCTGGAACCCATCATCAATGATAAGGACAAGGTTTCTTTAGACGATAGAATGGAAAGGATAGAGAATTCCCAAAGAGAGAACGAGAGTGAGGATGGGAAACACACTTCACCGAGTACAACAATGATACCTTCAAATCCATGTAAACCAGCCAAGAGGCGCATTACGcctatggccattgattga
- the LOC142523233 gene encoding chromatin assembly factor 1 subunit FAS2-like isoform X2, which yields MKGGTVQINWHDTKPVLTCDFHPHSGILATGGADYDIKLWATMSGKDQKKAPEVTYQSSLSHHNSAVNVLRFSPSGEQLASGADGGELILWKSHSTDAGEVWKVLKSLVFHRKDVLDLQWSNDGAHLISGSVDNTCIIWDARKGSVHHILDGHFHYVQGVAWDPLMKYAASLSSDRTCRIYINKPSKSKAVEKTNYVCQHVIAKAEPQIAEESKSTRSHLFHDETLPSFFRRLSWSPDGSFLLVPAGSYKSTPASEPINTTYAFSRQDLSRPAVMLPGASKPVVAVRFCPMTFKLRGSKTSPFFKHPYRLIFAVATLNSLYLHDTECIQPLVIVAGVHYAAITDIAWSPTGNYLALSSQDGYCSLLEFESQELGSPVTLPEEKQTDVTEVEPVLEPIINDKDKVSLDDRMERIENSQRENESEDGKHTSPSTTMIPSNPCKPAKRRITPMAID from the exons ATGAAGGGTGGAACGGTTCAAATCAATTGGCACGATACGAAGCCCGTACTCACCTGCGATTTCCATCCGCACTCTGGCATCCTCGCCACCGGAGGCGCCGACTACGACATCAAg TTATGGGCCACAATGTCCGGCAAAGATCAAAAGAAAGCTCCTGAAGTTACTTATCAAAGCAGCCTGTCGCATCACAATTCTGCTGTGAATGTACTTCGCTTCTCGCCTTCAG GAGAGCAGCTCGCATCTGGTGCTGATG GTGGAGAGCTGATTTTGTGGAAATCACACTCTACTGATGCTGGTGAAGTGTGGAAGGTCCTCAAGTCATTGGT GTTTCACCGCAAGGATGTATTAGATCTACAGTGGTCAAATGATGGTGCACATCTCATTTCTGGATCAGTTGATAATACATGCATTATATGGGATGCTAGAAAAG GTTCTGTTCACCATATTTTGGATGGACATTTTCACTACGTTCAAGGTGTAGCATGGGATCCATTAATGAAATATGCAGCATCTCTTAGTTCAGATAGAACTTGTCGAATTTATATTAACAAGCCATCTAAATCAAAAGCTGTTGAGAAAACAAATTATGTTTGCCAGCATGTGATTGCAAAGGCAGAACCACAGATAGCTGAAGAATCTAAG TCTACCAGAAGCCATCTTTTCCATGATGAGACACTTCCATCTTTCTTCCGAAGATTATCTTGGTCACCAGATGGATCATTTTTGCTTGTGCCCGCAG GTTCTTACAAAAGCACACCTGCTTCTGAACCGATCAACACAACATATGCTTTTTCAAGGCAGGATCTTTCCAG GCCTGCAGTTATGCTCCCTGGTGCCAGCAAACCTGTTGTAGCAGTACGTTTTTGCCCCATGACTTTTAAATTGCGGGGATCAAAAACAT CTCCATTTTTCAAGCACCCCTATCGCCTAATTTTTGCAGTGGCCACTTTGAATTCCTTGTACTTGCATGACACTGAATGCATTCAACCACTAGTAATTGTAGCTGGGGTTCATTATGCAGCCATAACTGACATTGCATG GTCTCCTACTGGTAATTATTTGGCCTTATCCTCTCAAGACGGTTACTGCTCACTCCTGGAATTTGAATCTCAAGAACTTGGATCACCTGTCACCTTACCGG AAGAAAAGCAAACCGATGTTACTGAGGTGGAACCAGTCCTGGAACCCATCATCAATGATAAGGACAAGGTTTCTTTAGACGATAGAATGGAAAGGATAGAGAATTCCCAAAGAGAGAACGAGAGTGAGGATGGGAAACACACTTCACCGAGTACAACAATGATACCTTCAAATCCATGTAAACCAGCCAAGAGGCGCATTACGcctatggccattgattga